TCTTCCTCCGTGACCGGCAGAGGGGGCACGCAGGAAAAATCTATCAATCCTGCACTTTGACGATCGCCTCAACGAGTCCGTCCGTCGTATACGTCTCTGCCGTGATATCCGGCTCAATGCCGAGTGAGCGCGCCGTATCCGCCGTCACGGGCCCGATTGCGGCAGTCTTCACGCCCTTTAATGGCTCGATGCCGCCGAGTACCCGGACAAGGTTTTTGACGGTCGAGGACGATGTAAATGTGATGAGATCGATGCGTCCTGCGGCGAGTTCGTCTCGGAGTGCCTCACTGCCCTCTGTCTCCGTGACCGTCTTATAGACGGGGGCGACATCGACGACTGCGCCCAGTGCACGAAGCTTTTCGGGCAGTATCTCACGCGCTTCTTCAGCACGCGGTATCAGTATGCACTGTCCCTCGTGCACCTGCCCTTGCAGCGCGTCCAGTATGCCTTCCGCACGGAACTCCCGCGGCACGATATCCGCCTTGATACCATACGCTTTGAGCGCGTTAGCCGTGCTCTCGCCGATGGCCGCAATCTGCGCGGAGGCAAGGGCACGCGAATCAAGCTCTTTCTCTTCCAGCCGCTCCATAAAGGCATGGACGCCGTTCGTACTCGTAAAGATAATCCACGCATAGCCCGCTATGCGCCGGATGGCCATGCGAACCTTCTCATAGCCGTCGCTCGGCGGCACAATCTTGATGACGGGCGTCTCAACGGTCTCGGCGCCGAGCGCTTCGAGCTTTGCGGAGAGCGCTGATGCCTGTGCTCTTGCGCGCGTCACGAGCACGCGCTTTCCGAAGAGGGGATGCGTCTTCGCGTCGTCAAACCAGCGAAGCTCCTTTCGCAACTTCGCGACCTCGCCCACGATGAAGATGGCCGGCGGCTTCAGCTCCGCGCGCCGTACGTCCTCGACGACGGTCCTCAAGGTCGTCTCCAGTGTCTCCTGATAGGGGCGTGTCCCCCAGCGGATCAGGGCTGCCGGTGTATCCGGAGACTTGCCGTGCTCCATGAGTTTCTCCGTGATGTTGGGCAGGTTTTCCACGCCCATGAGAAACACGAGCGTATCGACGGCTCCGGCGAGCTTATCCCAATGTATGGAGCTGTCGTTCTTCGTCGGATCTTCATGCCCCGTGATGACGGCAAAGGAGGCCGCGATTCCGCGATGCGTGACGGGAATACCGGCATACGCGGGCACGGCGATTGCCGAGGTCACGCCCGGCACGATCTCAAAGGGCACGCCTGCCTCTAAGAGAGTCAGTGCCTCCTCACCGCCGCGGCCGAAAACGAAGGGATCCCCCCCTTTCAGGCGGACGATCCTCTTGCCCTCTTTGCCGAGCTTCGCAAGCAGACGGCTGATCTCATCCTGCTTCATCGTATGACGGCCCGCGGACTTGCCGACGTAGATGAGCTCCGCTGCCTTCGGCACAAAGGACAGAATACGTTCATCGGCGAGGTAGTCATAGACGACGACTTCTGCACGCTCCAGGAGGCTCTTCGCTTTACAGGTCAGGAGCCCGGGATCTCCGGGACCCGCTCCGACGAGATATACAATACCTTGCTTTTCCATATTACTCTCCCAACAGAAGCCCGATCTCCTGCAATATCTTCTTCGCCCCGGAGCGGAGGAGGCGCTCGGCGAGCTCGGAGCCGATATACTCCGCTTCATGCGTAAATCCTTCCAGCTGGTGATGATAGCTCTCGCTGCCGTCAACGGAGACAATCGTAGCCTGAAGCAGCAGACGTTCTCCCTCGACCTCGCCGAACACCGCTACAGGCACCTGACAGCCGCCCTCGACACGGGCAAGGAATGCGCGCTCGGCGGTAATCGCCGCTCTCGTATCGGCATCCTCGAGATCCACCAGGAGCTCCGCGATCTCCTCATCATCTGCCCTCGCCTCGATGGCAAGTACCCCTTGCCCCACGGCAGGGAGGCAGATCATAGGATCGAGCACCTCCGTAATGCGCTCCGCCAGTCCGAGGCGCTTGAGCCCCGCCACGGCGAGAACGACGGCATCCAATCCTTCGTTCTCAATCTTTTTCAGCCGTGTCTCGACATTGCCGCGGATATCGACGATTTCCAGATCCGACCGCACAGCCAAAAGCTGTGCCTTTCGGCGCAGACTCGATGTGCCGATCCTCGCCCCCTGCGGCAAGGCATCAAACGTTTTATACTTCGGACTGACGAGGGCATCCCCCGCATCGAGCCGCTTTGTGACGGCTGCGAGAATCAGCCCCTCGGGCAGCTCTGTCGGCATGTCCTTGAGACTATGCACGGCGATATCGATTTCATGCGCCAGCATGGCTGCCTCAAGCTCTTTGGTAAAGAGGCCTTTGCCGCCGATTTTCGCAAGCGGCACATCGAGGATCTTATCGCCTTTCGTTGTCATTTCTTTTAGGACAACAGAAAGCCCCGGATGCCTTGTCCGGAGCTTATATGCTATATGATTCGCCTGCCAAAGAGCAAGCGCGCTGCTACGAGTACCGATAACGACGGTGTCTTTCTTCACTTGTCCCTGTCTCCCCTAATAAATCGAGTTTAAAGAGCCGCTGCATCGCATCTACATAGAGCGCTTCCTCCTGTGTTCCCGCCGACGCATTGAGCTTCATCATGGGTGTGCGCAAAATCTTGCGGACGATCATCTTCGTCATGTTCTCCATCGCGCGCTGCTCCTCCTCGGAAAGGTTCGGCAGCTTGGCATGGACTCTGCGCACCTCACGACATCGAATGCGTTCGCAGCGTGTCGACAGCAGGGCCATCACCGGACGACAGGAGAGATAGCGGAACTTCATCTGGATGGATTCGATCTCCTCCTTGACAATCTTTTCCGCCGTGACCGCTTCCTTCCTGCGTTCCTCGACATGATCGTCGACGACGGCCTCAAGCGCATCGATGTTAAAGAGTTTCACCCCCGCGATGCCCTCTACTTCCGGATCGACATCACGAGGTACAGCGATATCGATAAAAACGAGCGGGCGCCCTTTGCGCTTCGTCATCAAGCGACGCGTCTCCCACGCCTTGACAACGTAATGCGGCGCACCGGTCGAGGTGACGATGACATCTATGTCCTCCGCCAGCTCCAGCGCATTCTCGAAATCAATCGCCTCGCCCTTGTACTGCGCGGCAAATTCCTGCGCTTTTTCCTTGTGACGGTTCGCCACGTAGAGCTTTTTAACTCCATGCGATAAGAGGTGCTCTGCCGTGAGCTCCGCCATCTTGCCTGCGCCGAAGATGAGGACGCTCGAAGTGTTGAGCTTGCCGAAGATTTCCTTGGCGAGCTCGACCGCCGCATAGCTGACGGAAACCGCATTGTAAGCAATCTTCGTCTCCGTTCGGACACGTTTGCCCGTTGCAATGGCGCGATGAAACAGGAGATTCAGAACCGTACTCGTCGAATTGACCTCCCGCGCAATCGCATATGCCTGCTTGACCTGTGAGAGAATCTGCCCCTCGCCGAGGATAAGCGAATCCAGACTGGATGCCACGCGGAAGAGATGGCGGATGCATCGCTCCCCCTCGTGCGCATAGAGATAACAGTCAATCTCCACACTGTTTCCCGTGAGATCGGAAAAGAACTGACATGCGACCTCGCGCGCATTGACTCCGTCAGCAACGACCGCATAGAGTTCGCTTCGATTGCAGGTCGATAAGACAACCGCTTCCTCTATTTCCGCATATTCATTGAGGTGTGAAAGTCCTCTTCGAACCTCATCCGTGGTGAGCGAAAACCTCTCTCGAATGTCTACAGGTGCAGTTTTATGATTCAATCCCAAACTGATCAGCTGCATCTCTGACTTCCCCCTCCGCTTCTTCCAAACTCCCGTTTTCCACAAGCTCCAATACATGCTCCGACAGTGCTGTCCGCCAAAAGCGATTGCGGTCCTCTGCCGAGCCCTTCTTTTCCTTGACCTCCGCACGTATTACCTGCAGACGATCCAGCCACGCCCCATAGACATCGCCATATTCCTCGTCAATGCGCTCCTTCAGGACGCGTGCAAAGGCCGGCGATGAACCGCCTGTCGAAACCGTCATCAGCAGATCGCCGCGCGTCACGCGCGCAGGTACGACAAAATCACACAGAGAAACGTCGGAGACCACATTGACGAGAGAGCCCTTTCCCCTTGCCTGCTTTGCCGCTCTTGCATTGAGCGAGGCATCATTCGTCGCACAGAAGACAAGGGTAAACGTATCACGAAAAAAAGCGCCTTCATTCCAATACGTATTCTGCCAGTATATCTCTCCCTCTTCACGCAGCTTGATCAGCTCATCCGTAAGATGCGGCGACATGACCGTCACCCGTGCACCTTCCTCCAGGAGCTTTTTCACCTTGCGCTCAGCGACAGTCCCGCCGCCGATGACGAGGCATGGCCTTCCATCGAGGTTTAAATTGATCGGATACATCTTGCACCATCCTGTACATTTGGGAGAACTTCACTCGGCTGCAGCCGCAGTCAGGCGAGATACATTATCATATTTACGAATCTCATTCATTTTCATATTATAGCATAATTAAAGGAAAAGAAAAGTGTTTTTGTCACATTTTTATACGCGTGAATACATTTTTCTCTGCTTTCATGAGACGGCAATGTCGGCTCTAAAAACGAACGTTTGCGCGTACCGTTTTATGCCGCATAAAGAGCAAGCCGCCGGCTGACCCGGCGGCTTGCTCCGACCCTATCGGGAATGCTTCCTTGCGGCAAATGTCCCCGAAGGCTTTCAGGAAGCACGGATAAACGGACAGACTTCATTTTATCCACGTTTCCTTTGTTATTTTTCCTCTTTCAGCATTCGCGATCTCCGCAGTAAGGCAATCGCCCCTCGTCCGGAAAGCGCCTTTTCCTTTTCGTCGGAAATGAATCGGACATGCCATCCTTCCCCTTCAAACATGCACCGATAGGCTTCCTGCCAGATGGGCTTACCTGCCACAATACACGTAGGTCTGTCCTTCATCTCCTTGACCCAAGGATGTTTTTTCAATGCAGCGAGTTCATCCGCCAGCAAAATCCCCAACAGATAATTCTGGCACGCGAGGCCTTTCCTACCTCCGAATAGATCCAGGACTCTGCCCATAAAAGCCGCATGAAGAACGCCCATCTTTCCATGGTACTCAACACCCTGCAGAAAAGCATCCCGGTCAAAGACATCCGCAAAGCGATGCATTACACTGTCCGCCAGGATGGTGTTTTCCGTCAATGCTCGAAGCAGTTCACCGGTAAGCATGGTCACGCAGCCAAGAATATTTTTTCCATCGTCCATGAGGATATACTTATGGTGCGATCCCGGCAGAACAACGATCGCGCTGCCCTCAACGCCCTCTAAATCCTCCCAAATTCCCGCTGCTTCCGTCTCTTCTCCACGCATGATGTCCATCAGGGGAAACGTCTCGTCTGTAAGCTCTTCCTCTGAAATATTGCGAATCCCCGGAACAAATGCGATAGGTGAATCCCACACCTGAGGTACGTGCTTGAACACAATGGACTTTGCCAGCGCATCAAGCCTGACAGGAGCCGCAATGTGTGGGATTTCCGCAATTCCCAGATTCGAAGTCAGCATCCCTGCCGCGACAACCCCATCCAAATCCTGCAGCGACACATCCGCACTCTCCGCCGCTTCCAGCAGAGCATCGCGTATTGCCTGAAGCAATGCCGTATTGCTTCCATCCATCGCCGTGTTGCGCACGCCTACCGGACGCTTTGCCTCACCGATGATTCTGTCATCCTTCCAAAGATAGACTCTGGTGTTCGTCGTACCGCCGTCAATCGTCGCTATCTTCATATCGTTTTACACGCCCCTTAGCTCAACCTTGCGTCTGCAGATGAATTTTTTCGCGAACCGCACGATTGACAATGGCAGGATTGTCAATCCCTGCGGCCACCTCCGCGGTATTTCTCGCATTCTTCGTCTTGAGATCCAGTTCCGCTTCTTCCGAGTACCATGCAACATGCGGGGTGATGATGACATTCGGCAATCCGCGCAGCTCACTTTCCTTCTCCAGGGGCTCATTTTCCGTCACATCAAGCCCCGCACCGGCGAGTTTTCCATCCTTCAGCGCACGGCACAGAGCCAATTCATCGACCAATGGCCCCCGCGACGTATTGACCAGGATCGCCGTCGGCTTCATCTTTGCCAGCCGCTCTTCATTGATCAGGTGTTGTGTATCTTTGGTCAACGGGACATGAAGCGACACAAGATCCGACGTCTCTAAAAGCGCATCGATGGACACAAGCTCTACGCCGAGCGCCGCCGCGTCCGCTTCCAAAACATACGGATCATATGCCACTACGCGCAGGGAAAACGCCTTTGCCTTTTCCGCCACCATGCGCGGGATACGCCCGAATCCAACGAGGCCCAAGGTCTGCCCGCGCAGCCTGAAAATCGGCTTTCCTATCTTGTAATCCCATTCCCCCGACTGCACCTGATCCGACAAGACCGTCAGTTTGCGCGAGCACGCGAGCAGCAAGGCAAACGCATGATTCGAGACCTCATCCTGGCAGTAATCCGGCACATTCAGTACGCAGATACCAAGCTCCGTCGCCGCGTCCAAGTCCACCGTATTGACTCCCACGCCATACCTGCCTACCGCCTTCAGATTCGGCAGGGACTCCATCACCTTCCGCGTAATGGGAGCGTATTGGTCGAGCAGCGCGACGGCATCCCCGCACTCCCGGATCACATCTTCCTCCGTCCTGCACTGCTTCGGTACGAGTTCAAAGCCGAGCTTTTCGACCTCTATGCGCTCCGGTTCCAGCGTCGCATACTCATAATCCGTAACATAGATTTTCCCCTGTGACATGCCAAAGCCTCCTTACTCTACATAAACCATCCCGCGGGAATCGTAACAATCTGCGGAATCAAGATATACAGGAACAGCACAGCGAATTCCACGAGGATAAACGGCCAGATCTTCTGAACCAGGTCATTGAATTTCACCCCGCCGACGCCGCATCCGACAAACAGAACGGTTCCGACAGGCGGTGTAATCAATCCGACCATCAGGTCGAGCACCATGATGATGCCGAAGTACACGGGATCGATGCCTGCCTGCTTGATGAGCGGCATAAAAATCGGTCCGAAAATCAGAATGGCCGGTGTAGAATCCATTACCATCCCCAAGAATACGAGAAAAACGGCGATGACGAAGACCAGTAGCACAGGGGTGTCGACAAATCCGTGCAGAGCGGTCGCGACCGCCTGCGGCAGGCCCGCCGTGGTAACAACCCATGCCGTGCTCATTGCCGTCGCAGCCACGAGCAGGACTTGCCCCGTCGTCTTCGACGTACCGATGAAAATCTTCAGGATATCCGACGGCTTCAGCTCGCGATACACGATGACGGAGATGAAAAACGCATACACACATGCAATGCAGCCTGCTTCCGTCGGCGTAAAGATGCCGAAGCGAATGCCGCCGACAATGATGATCGGCATGATGAGCGCAAAGATAGAGCTTTTAAACGCACTCCACAGCTCCGCTCCGCTTGCCCGTTTCCCCACAGGATAATTGTTTCGCTTCGACAAGAAATACCAAAATATCATGAGCGCTGCCGCCAGGATCAGACCGGGCACAATCCCCGCCATAAACAGCCTGCCGATCGAGGTTGATGTCGCGACGCCGAAGAGGATCAGCGGCACAGACGGCGGAATAATGGGAGCAATGAGTGCGGATGCGCAGACAAGCGCCACCGACGTAGCCTTGTCATAGCCCATCTGGACCATCATCGGAATCAGGATCGCCCCGAGCGCAGCGGCATCCGCTACAGCCGAGCCGGAGAGCCCCGCAAAGATGACGCTCGCCAAGATGACGACGTAGCCGAGCCCGCCGCGAACATGACCGACAAGGCAGGCGACAAACTTCACGATGCGCTTTGAAATACCTCCAAAGCTCATGATCTCGCCCGCCAGGATAAAGAAGGGAATCGCCAGGAGCGTAAAGCTGTTCGCACCGTAGGTAACTGCCTGCGCAATGAGCTGCGAATCGTAACTCCCTATATAGAACAGCAGCACGCCCGACACGAGAAGCAGCGCAAAGGCAATCGGAACGCCGATGAAGAGCAGCACAAACAGTGAGCTTAAAAATACGGCAATGATATCAAGCCCCATCATGCGACATCGCCTCCCTTGCTAAACACCTTTTTTCCACTCAAGATCTTCCACAAATTCACCAGAGTCAGCAATAGAACCGCTCCCGCGAAGATGACCATGGACACCGTGATGTACGAGGAAGGAAGTCCCGTCGCCGAGCTAATATTCCGGCTCGTAACCTCCACTTGCTGCATGCCTCCCCAGAAGAGAATCGACATCGACACAATGATCAGCAGATCGGATAAAATGGCGCACACACGCTGCCATTTCGGAGACATGCGATCAACAAAAACATCCACACGCAGATGAAGACCGTACAATTCTGCCAAAATACCTCCCAAAAAGATGAACCACACAAAGAGATTGACGGAAACCTCATCACTCCAAGTCAGCCCCGAATCAAACAGGTAACGCATAATGACATTCAAAAACACAATGACGACAATACCCGCCATAGCCGCCGATGTCAGACATCCAA
This portion of the Selenomonas sp. TAMA-11512 genome encodes:
- the cobA gene encoding uroporphyrinogen-III C-methyltransferase; the protein is MEKQGIVYLVGAGPGDPGLLTCKAKSLLERAEVVVYDYLADERILSFVPKAAELIYVGKSAGRHTMKQDEISRLLAKLGKEGKRIVRLKGGDPFVFGRGGEEALTLLEAGVPFEIVPGVTSAIAVPAYAGIPVTHRGIAASFAVITGHEDPTKNDSSIHWDKLAGAVDTLVFLMGVENLPNITEKLMEHGKSPDTPAALIRWGTRPYQETLETTLRTVVEDVRRAELKPPAIFIVGEVAKLRKELRWFDDAKTHPLFGKRVLVTRARAQASALSAKLEALGAETVETPVIKIVPPSDGYEKVRMAIRRIAGYAWIIFTSTNGVHAFMERLEEKELDSRALASAQIAAIGESTANALKAYGIKADIVPREFRAEGILDALQGQVHEGQCILIPRAEEAREILPEKLRALGAVVDVAPVYKTVTETEGSEALRDELAAGRIDLITFTSSSTVKNLVRVLGGIEPLKGVKTAAIGPVTADTARSLGIEPDITAETYTTDGLVEAIVKVQD
- the hemC gene encoding hydroxymethylbilane synthase codes for the protein MKKDTVVIGTRSSALALWQANHIAYKLRTRHPGLSVVLKEMTTKGDKILDVPLAKIGGKGLFTKELEAAMLAHEIDIAVHSLKDMPTELPEGLILAAVTKRLDAGDALVSPKYKTFDALPQGARIGTSSLRRKAQLLAVRSDLEIVDIRGNVETRLKKIENEGLDAVVLAVAGLKRLGLAERITEVLDPMICLPAVGQGVLAIEARADDEEIAELLVDLEDADTRAAITAERAFLARVEGGCQVPVAVFGEVEGERLLLQATIVSVDGSESYHHQLEGFTHEAEYIGSELAERLLRSGAKKILQEIGLLLGE
- the hemA gene encoding glutamyl-tRNA reductase, translated to MQLISLGLNHKTAPVDIRERFSLTTDEVRRGLSHLNEYAEIEEAVVLSTCNRSELYAVVADGVNAREVACQFFSDLTGNSVEIDCYLYAHEGERCIRHLFRVASSLDSLILGEGQILSQVKQAYAIAREVNSTSTVLNLLFHRAIATGKRVRTETKIAYNAVSVSYAAVELAKEIFGKLNTSSVLIFGAGKMAELTAEHLLSHGVKKLYVANRHKEKAQEFAAQYKGEAIDFENALELAEDIDVIVTSTGAPHYVVKAWETRRLMTKRKGRPLVFIDIAVPRDVDPEVEGIAGVKLFNIDALEAVVDDHVEERRKEAVTAEKIVKEEIESIQMKFRYLSCRPVMALLSTRCERIRCREVRRVHAKLPNLSEEEQRAMENMTKMIVRKILRTPMMKLNASAGTQEEALYVDAMQRLFKLDLLGETGTSEERHRRYRYS
- a CDS encoding bifunctional precorrin-2 dehydrogenase/sirohydrochlorin ferrochelatase; amino-acid sequence: MYPINLNLDGRPCLVIGGGTVAERKVKKLLEEGARVTVMSPHLTDELIKLREEGEIYWQNTYWNEGAFFRDTFTLVFCATNDASLNARAAKQARGKGSLVNVVSDVSLCDFVVPARVTRGDLLMTVSTGGSSPAFARVLKERIDEEYGDVYGAWLDRLQVIRAEVKEKKGSAEDRNRFWRTALSEHVLELVENGSLEEAEGEVRDAADQFGIES
- a CDS encoding 2-dehydro-3-deoxygalactonokinase produces the protein MKIATIDGGTTNTRVYLWKDDRIIGEAKRPVGVRNTAMDGSNTALLQAIRDALLEAAESADVSLQDLDGVVAAGMLTSNLGIAEIPHIAAPVRLDALAKSIVFKHVPQVWDSPIAFVPGIRNISEEELTDETFPLMDIMRGEETEAAGIWEDLEGVEGSAIVVLPGSHHKYILMDDGKNILGCVTMLTGELLRALTENTILADSVMHRFADVFDRDAFLQGVEYHGKMGVLHAAFMGRVLDLFGGRKGLACQNYLLGILLADELAALKKHPWVKEMKDRPTCIVAGKPIWQEAYRCMFEGEGWHVRFISDEKEKALSGRGAIALLRRSRMLKEEK
- a CDS encoding C-terminal binding protein codes for the protein MSQGKIYVTDYEYATLEPERIEVEKLGFELVPKQCRTEEDVIRECGDAVALLDQYAPITRKVMESLPNLKAVGRYGVGVNTVDLDAATELGICVLNVPDYCQDEVSNHAFALLLACSRKLTVLSDQVQSGEWDYKIGKPIFRLRGQTLGLVGFGRIPRMVAEKAKAFSLRVVAYDPYVLEADAAALGVELVSIDALLETSDLVSLHVPLTKDTQHLINEERLAKMKPTAILVNTSRGPLVDELALCRALKDGKLAGAGLDVTENEPLEKESELRGLPNVIITPHVAWYSEEAELDLKTKNARNTAEVAAGIDNPAIVNRAVREKIHLQTQG
- a CDS encoding TRAP transporter large permease, with amino-acid sequence MMGLDIIAVFLSSLFVLLFIGVPIAFALLLVSGVLLFYIGSYDSQLIAQAVTYGANSFTLLAIPFFILAGEIMSFGGISKRIVKFVACLVGHVRGGLGYVVILASVIFAGLSGSAVADAAALGAILIPMMVQMGYDKATSVALVCASALIAPIIPPSVPLILFGVATSTSIGRLFMAGIVPGLILAAALMIFWYFLSKRNNYPVGKRASGAELWSAFKSSIFALIMPIIIVGGIRFGIFTPTEAGCIACVYAFFISVIVYRELKPSDILKIFIGTSKTTGQVLLVAATAMSTAWVVTTAGLPQAVATALHGFVDTPVLLVFVIAVFLVFLGMVMDSTPAILIFGPIFMPLIKQAGIDPVYFGIIMVLDLMVGLITPPVGTVLFVGCGVGGVKFNDLVQKIWPFILVEFAVLFLYILIPQIVTIPAGWFM
- a CDS encoding TRAP transporter small permease, which produces MNNLIQTLEKVIGCLTSAAMAGIVVIVFLNVIMRYLFDSGLTWSDEVSVNLFVWFIFLGGILAELYGLHLRVDVFVDRMSPKWQRVCAILSDLLIIVSMSILFWGGMQQVEVTSRNISSATGLPSSYITVSMVIFAGAVLLLTLVNLWKILSGKKVFSKGGDVA